AATCATCCATGGATGGGTTTTCCGTGATGTGTTGAGCGGTGAGCGTCTCTACACCGATGATGCGGCGGGTTTCCCTGACCCCCAGACATGACGCGGTGAGCGACAGGCGGCAGTGTTGAAATCCCGGAATATTACTTTTCCAGAAACTGACGATCTGCGCTGCCTGTTTTCTGCCGTTCATCTCACCGGCGGTGAGGGCGGCGGCATCGGTTGCGTCGATATACTGACGCACCGAATTGATCCACAGTTCGTTTTCGTAAAGTCCCATGCCCCACGGCCCCCCGAAGCTGTCGAGTTCACCGCGCGCATGCGCGTCGTGCATCGCGTCACCGAGAAAACGGTTCGGCGGCGTTTCATAGAGCGGGTTCTGTGATCTCCACCGTGCGTTGCGCCATTCACGATATGCGGCGCTGTCACCTGCAATACCGTCACACGTATCCGGTTGCGGTTGGGCTGCATCCGTGCGTGAGGGAAATACGGGCGATACACCGGAAACGGAAAAACACATCGTCGCCGGCTGAAGCACCGAACTCTTGACGCATTCTGCTCCGGATCTGAACGCTATGTCGGCATCGCCGGTGGCGTCAATGGTCACCTTTGCTGTGATCGCATGCCGCCCGGATTTACTTTCGATCACCACGCCCTCGACGCGGTCGCCGCTCATGAGCGGGCTTACGCCGAGCGCGTGAAGTACTACTTTAATGCCTGCGTCAATGATCATTTCATCTGCAAGCAGTTTGAACTGTTCCGGGTCAAAGTCCTGAACGACGCCGTTTGAGCTCCGCATGCCGCCCCGTGCGGAAAGTTTTCTTCTGAACTCGCCCGGTATGCCATCCACCACGAGCTCATGACCTTCCGTCCAGCTGTGAAAACCGCCGACGGTCAATACCAGACCTGATGTTGCATTGCCGCCCAGACAGTTGCTGCGCTCGATAAGCACCACATCAGCACCGGTACGCGCGGCGGCGAGTGCTGCGATGAATCCCGCGGGGCCGCCGCCGACAACGACCACATCGGTGCGGTACAGTACGGGCGTGCGGCGTGGAGGTTCATCGATCATATCATTGAGTGTCTTCATTGTGTTATACTCCATGTTTTTGGCGAAGCACATCCGGGTTTTCAAGGACCAGCAGCTGATAGAGAAGTTCCGGTGCCAGTTCGCTTGCGTAGATATTGCCTTCCGGGGTGAGGTCATCCTTCCGCGCGAGCCAGGGATCCGCGATCCGTTCGTAGTGCGCGCTTTTCCATGGCCCGCCGGTAACGATGCAGTGGGCGGATTGCCGCATCAGAAAATGTCCTTCGCGGGCAAAAAACGGATCTCCGGTGATCTCGCTCAGGCGGATAAAGTTCAGATACTTGCTTGAGTAGTAACTGTAGAGCGAGTACTGCAAATAATGCGACTGCTCCACGTTGCAGCCCTGCGTGGGTTTCGTAGACCACGGTATCTGCTTGGGGCAGCGCATGAAAAAACTGAGCGAAGCGAGATAATCCGCCAGCCGGATGTAGAACCGGTCGCCGGTGTCATGATGCCGCGCCAGCGCATAACTTGTAAGCACGTGAATACTGCCTTCCTCATATTCCTGCGGGTGCAGATCGGAGTGCGCCCCGAAAAACCTTGCGGTCTCTATGCTGTGCCGCATGGTCCACTGCTCCGCCTGCAGCATGGCGTTTTTCCATGCGGAGTCTCCCGTTATCTTATGTGCATACCGGAATGCAAGCAGACTGTGCGCAGGCGTTACCGGACCGTTGACCGTGCCGTTCAATGCTGCCTTCTGGGGGATAGAACCGTCGGACTGCTGCTGCGCTTTCACCCAGCGGAGTGTCTCGAGCGCGAATTTCGAAAGTTCATCCTGTCCCGGCAATGCTTCAAGTTCCTCGTTCTTTACGGCTTCGGCGATCTTCAGAAGCCAATAGCCGGCGCGGGCATTCTGCTCGATCTCGAATTCCTCGCAGGCCCCCTTGTATCGGTAAAACTGCGGCGCTTTTCCCTCCGGTGCGATCGGATAGAATGCGCCGAAATTACGGTCGGCCGGATCGTTCACCCGCATACGCTTAAGCCAGCGAAACTGCGTTACTGCCCGTTCATACCAGCCCGCATCACCGGCGTATTTTGACAGCAGCAGATCAAGATAAATGTTAAACGGTGTATTGATGATATAGGTGTCAAAATATCCTTTTCGGTGCTGATCGCACCGGTACGTGGCGCCGTCGATGAAGTACGCTGCATTCCGTCGTCCCTCGATCATGAACTCCATCATCGCCTTAGTCGTTTCCAGCGTCGGATGCGGGATGGCCCGCGCGGTGTAGCTGTTGAGTGATGTCCATGCGTGCACGAGCTCCCGCGGCTGCTCTAGATAATCAGGTGCGGCGGAAAAAATAAGCTGCACCGGGATGTGATATTCTGTCCCGGCTTTCATGATGCTGTCCCGCGATCCGGACACGATGCGCACCGGTTCTTCGGGAGCTGATTCTACGCTCAGTTCCTCCATCCAGCTGCCGGGCTTTCCGTACTCGCAGTCCTTGCTGACGCCGAAAAGAAAACTGATGCTCCTGTCTTCGTTTCTGAAAAACACCGCAGGAACCCCGCACCAGTTGAACAGTTTTCCCTTCCATGCAGTCACCGGGAATGTCTTCGCTTCCGAATAGATCGATGCATACGCATTGTCGATCTCTTCAGGCAGATGCAGCGAATTTTCAGCCCACGGATATATGTGGGCATGCCATAGGGAAGGGGATGTGCTGCTGCAAAAGGCAGCCTCTATGCGGGCCGGCACATCACGATCGCATGAGGCATGGATATCCATGGTGATCGCGGGGATGTTTTTCATCAATTTCAGATGCACGTTAAAAGTCACCGCGGCATCCCGAATGACCTTCGTTCCGCTGAACTGCCATGCAAACGCTTCCGGAACGTCTTCGTATGCAACTACCGGAAGCCTGACCGGTATCAATGAGTCTCTGCTGCCGGAAACGCGTACGAAGAAAAGCGACTTTTCCGGCGTTGGGCCGAACGGTGAATCGCCGATCCTGATGCTTTCAATCCCGGAGCCGTCTGCATCTTCATCGAGCGTTATGGTAACGCCCTGCGTATTCCTTGCAGTCATGTGTTCCATAGTTCTCTCCATAAATATGGGATTTTTTTTGTGCGCCGACCTATCAACTTTCGTTCAATATTTTTTCTTGAGGAAAAGTGCGACGATACTCTTCGCGGGAACGAGATATGTTCTGGCATCACGGATCGCGGTGCTCTCAGTAACGGTGATACGCTTCTCGCGTTCATCGTTGCAGGAATGTACCGACGGCGCAGTCAGCGTGACGGAGCGTATGATGTCATACGTACCGGAGAACGTGAATGCTGCATCACGCGCTGTTGTTTCTTCCCGGTTCACGATGAGCATATTCATGCCGGTGTCCGTGCTCATTGCTGTCAGCGTGAACGAGATATCATCTTTTTTCGGATCGGCATGCTCCCCGCGTACATCGGCGGCAAGCACCTTCATGCCGACAGCGCTGTCCCATACTCGCAACATATCAGCGATGCCGGTCGTATAGAGCGCATCATTCCCTTTGCCACGGTATACCAGCCCCCATGGTCCGCCACTTAAGCAGTGATAGGTCGCAATACCGATGTCATCTCGTGCATAGAGCCGGTTGATGAATTGCGCGGTGGCAAGACAGCCCATGAGCGCATGTGTCGTATACCATGTAGTCTGCCATTTCTGCCCATCCTTCTGCGCCGGCCAGAGCCCGTGTTCCGAGATATAGAGCTTTATCCGGTCGCCCCCGGTGATCGCGCGTATATCGTCGCGAATGACATCGAAGTATGTCTCGATCACGCTGGTCGGGTAGCCGTAATAGTATGGATGGAATGCGAGATAGGATATGTCATTCCCCATTTCTCGGAGCAGTGTGCGGTGCCAGTCGCGCCAGTCTTCGCCTTTGAACCTGCCGTAGCCCCATGGTGCGGTTGCCGCATGCGGGGAGAATTTAGCGTTCGGGTCCACACGGCGAATTGCCGCGATGATCTTTTTTGAACGATCGATGTAATCGGATACGCTCATCCTGTTCGAGCTCTTCCACTCCTCTTCATTACCGAGCTCATAGCAGACGATATTCGCCGGCGATGCGCCCGCGTCAATACGGTACTTCGCCCAGTTAACGATGCCGCGAGGACGGGAACCGCCACTGGTGAGAAATTCTGCGAGGTCAGCAGCATCATCTGCACTGTCATTTCTCATGTTAACCGTCCATATGAAGCGGACATCCGGATGTGCCGACTGCATCGCGCTGATGAGCTCAGCCGGACCGAAATGGTTCACCGACGCCTTATCCCATGCGTCGAATTTTCCCGGGGTTCTATCCGCGAGCGGCCCGACCGCCTGTTTCCAACCCATCGAATTCGCGTGATAGCTTCCGGCGTAATGTGCTATGCGGCAGAGCGAAGCAGGGATGGCGGCGAGGGTCTTTTTCATTTCATCAGACATGCCGGTACGTTCGGTGTTCATGAACAAATCGTCGTGCGGTAATGCCAGAAGCACGAAGCCGAGATTGCGTCTTCCCGCGGTGCGGAGCATGCGCGGCTCATCGATCGTTATCGTCACCGGGAGCATCGGCGGCTTTGAGCCGACATCAATATTCGTGATGATGATGTTGTCATACTCGGTGCCTGCGCCGGCTTTTACTTCCTGTTTCGGCGCAGTGAGCGGCTCGAATCGGAATTCTGTGATCGATATCCGTTTGCCGACATTCTCTTTCATGCCGAGGCCGATGATGATACGGCATGCGCCGTCTTCATTGACCGTATACTGGCCACTCACCGTTTTAGGGCCGTCGCCAACGGTCTCCCAGATGTCGGGACCGAACGTGTCTTTTGCAGGGGCGGTGACAAAGAGGCGCGGACCGATGAACAGTCTCGCTCCGGCATCCCCTGCGATAACAGCGGTGATCCGGTATGTCCCCTTCGGTATCGATGTGCGCACCGAGGTGAATCCAATTTCATTGAATGCACGCCCTGCGGCGGTAACCGTGATGCTGACGCCGTCCTTCACCGGTGAAATGGTCATTGTATCTGCGCGGAGGATAATCCATCCGGGAATGCCGCCTTCCACCGATTCGAAGGGTATCAGTGCGGCACTGAGCTTTAATGAAGTTATAATCGCCATAATGACGATTATTTTTTTACGTCTACTCATTAGTTTCTCACAGTACCACTGGTATAATAGTAGCAGAGGGGGGTAAATGGCATGTCGGTTTTTACTTTTTTCATCGTTTTCGCTCCTTCATACCGTGGTTTCAAGTGTATAATAATTGCACGTTATCATTAAATCTTGGTTGATATTGCTGATAAAGCATTGTAATATTGCTGTCATGGAAGAGTCGTTCGATAAAGTGCCGCTGCAGTCGATTGAATTTTTCGAAAAGATCACACGATTGCGGGTGACCATCAATGATATCGCCGGAAATCTCCGTCCTTTTCTTCCTGACATCTATTTCACGCATGACAGATCGGAATTATGCCGCCAGATCAAGAAAGAGCATACGGACTTGAGATGCAACGCCCTGGATCTGCACTGGATCAAAAAGAACATATATAACTACCGGTCAGGCATGGTCAAGTTGTGTCATGCCGGATTGATCGAGATCGTTCAGCCGCTCTACATTGCCGACGGACTTCAGGCGATATTCTTTGCCGGTCAGTTTGTGGCGGATGCAGAGACTCATATCGACGGCATTGCTGTTGATGCAAACCGCACCAATACTCATCCGTGGAAGTGCGATACTGACCGCTCTATGCTGTCGCGGTCGCCGCTGAACATCTCCGAACTGCTGGAGGCGATGCATCAGCTCGTCTGCCGTCTGGAACCGTGGTGCCGTGCGCTCACTGGCGAAGACAATGCCGGCGACGGTATCGGACATGACGGCAGAAAGATTGCGATCATACAATATATCAGCAGGCACTATGCCGAGCCGGTCACCGTCGGTCGTGTTTCGGAGTATCTTTCACTGAGCAGGTATCGCACCGCGCATCTGATAAAGGAATTATTCGGTGTCTCATGTGTCGCACTCGTCAACAGTTTCCGGATAAAGCATGCGTGCAACATGCTGCAGTATTCTCAGCAGAGCGTGTCGGAAATCGCCTTGTCGAACGGATTCAACGACCTGTCCTACTTTATCGCGACGTTCAGAAAAGCAACCGGCATGACCCCGCGTGAGTACAGAAAGAAAAACCGGATATGAAGCTCCGTGAGCGGCTTTTTACGTGAAGTCATAATCGGGTAAATAGCGGGTTTGCGGAAGGCACTCATCTTCTTGCCGAGGCGGCGCAGCCGCTATGGACAGTATCGGCGGCAAGAAATGAAAAGTCCTATTCGTTTGGTATCATGCCGGCGGTAATAATCATAAATGCTTCGGGTGGACTTGAGACGCGACTAAGATGCGGTTGGATTTGACAGGAATTCGGCGGGTGGTATACTGGGCCGTGTAAGAGGCGGCGATGGCGACGAATGAATACTTTCCCTCTGTTGCTTGCGCATGCGCCCTCCCATTAAAAAACATTCGCGTTATTTCGGATGATAGTATATCAATAGGGTGTCATTGACAAGGGTGCGATTATCGGATCATCGCCTGTTCCGTTTTCTGCTCGTCTTTTCTG
This Spirochaetota bacterium DNA region includes the following protein-coding sequences:
- a CDS encoding FAD-dependent oxidoreductase; this translates as MKTLNDMIDEPPRRTPVLYRTDVVVVGGGPAGFIAALAAARTGADVVLIERSNCLGGNATSGLVLTVGGFHSWTEGHELVVDGIPGEFRRKLSARGGMRSSNGVVQDFDPEQFKLLADEMIIDAGIKVVLHALGVSPLMSGDRVEGVVIESKSGRHAITAKVTIDATGDADIAFRSGAECVKSSVLQPATMCFSVSGVSPVFPSRTDAAQPQPDTCDGIAGDSAAYREWRNARWRSQNPLYETPPNRFLGDAMHDAHARGELDSFGGPWGMGLYENELWINSVRQYIDATDAAALTAGEMNGRKQAAQIVSFWKSNIPGFQHCRLSLTASCLGVRETRRIIGVETLTAQHITENPSMDDSIAMGCWPVDVHPDANNKYTDQNLAGVGYTPKPYQIPYGCLVPKSVDGMLAAGRCISATREGMGSSRVMATCMALGDAAGTAAALAARHDLKPRHVDIRLLRRELHARNAITEL
- a CDS encoding helix-turn-helix domain-containing protein, with protein sequence MHVIIKSWLILLIKHCNIAVMEESFDKVPLQSIEFFEKITRLRVTINDIAGNLRPFLPDIYFTHDRSELCRQIKKEHTDLRCNALDLHWIKKNIYNYRSGMVKLCHAGLIEIVQPLYIADGLQAIFFAGQFVADAETHIDGIAVDANRTNTHPWKCDTDRSMLSRSPLNISELLEAMHQLVCRLEPWCRALTGEDNAGDGIGHDGRKIAIIQYISRHYAEPVTVGRVSEYLSLSRYRTAHLIKELFGVSCVALVNSFRIKHACNMLQYSQQSVSEIALSNGFNDLSYFIATFRKATGMTPREYRKKNRI